One genomic window of Polaromonas sp. SP1 includes the following:
- a CDS encoding ATP-binding protein: MKPFPFNFPARSLKGRVLCVLGVTILLCWVGALTVLTVYTLRGQNSIWDSKLQAIGTKILMSIPSGKSLQPSGQRLRLQLRDEAVPRDANLTFQVWTERKNLIVGAPDSPPTALQPTFADGFSSVTIDGIPWRVFSVADSTGEVNVQVAMRHDVIDGEIRRKTFGALALTTTLLAVAGLLMWFAVGKSLRPLTALEAAVRSRRKFDLTPLPVTQLPSEIRPLVESFNHLLDQLDQAMQGERRFIGDAAHELRTPLSALQAQAQVALRATTPAEKDAALVKLLAVAERSTRLSDQLLDLARMDAGVNAPQKVLADLSELVMHVSQEFDMQAQQQRRSIILALTPCPIECDVDEIGILLRNLLDNALRYTPEDGRVKISCGYTELDGKDRVCLEVADDGPGVPEAEHEAIFRRFHRVAGNNGHGSGIGLSLVAGIAQLHEASIKTGPGLDGRGFSVRILFPLPPPASSSMGAEVVPA; encoded by the coding sequence GTGAAGCCCTTCCCCTTCAATTTTCCGGCCAGGTCGCTCAAGGGGCGCGTGCTGTGCGTGCTGGGCGTCACCATCCTGCTGTGCTGGGTCGGCGCGCTCACCGTGCTGACGGTCTACACCCTGCGCGGGCAGAACAGCATCTGGGACAGCAAGCTGCAGGCGATAGGCACCAAGATCCTGATGTCCATTCCCAGCGGCAAGAGCCTGCAGCCCTCCGGCCAGCGGCTGCGGCTGCAGTTGCGCGACGAAGCCGTGCCGCGTGATGCGAACCTGACCTTCCAGGTCTGGACGGAACGCAAAAACCTCATCGTGGGCGCCCCTGACTCGCCGCCGACAGCGCTGCAGCCCACATTTGCCGACGGGTTTTCCAGTGTCACCATCGACGGCATACCCTGGCGGGTGTTCTCGGTGGCCGACAGCACCGGCGAAGTCAATGTGCAGGTGGCCATGCGGCATGACGTGATCGATGGAGAGATACGGCGCAAGACCTTTGGCGCCCTGGCCCTGACGACCACGCTGCTGGCCGTGGCGGGCTTGCTGATGTGGTTTGCGGTGGGCAAGTCGCTGCGCCCCCTGACGGCGCTGGAGGCCGCGGTGCGCAGCCGCCGCAAGTTTGACCTGACGCCGCTGCCGGTCACGCAGCTGCCCAGTGAAATCCGGCCGCTGGTCGAGTCTTTCAACCACCTGCTCGACCAGCTGGACCAGGCCATGCAAGGCGAACGCCGTTTTATCGGCGACGCGGCGCACGAGTTGCGCACGCCGCTGTCGGCCCTGCAGGCGCAGGCGCAGGTGGCCTTGCGCGCCACCACGCCGGCCGAAAAAGACGCCGCACTCGTCAAGCTGCTGGCGGTGGCCGAACGCAGCACCCGCCTGTCAGACCAGCTGCTGGACCTGGCGCGCATGGACGCGGGCGTGAACGCGCCGCAAAAAGTCCTGGCCGACCTGAGCGAGCTCGTCATGCATGTGAGCCAGGAGTTCGACATGCAGGCGCAGCAGCAGCGGCGCAGCATCATCCTGGCGCTCACGCCCTGCCCCATCGAATGCGATGTCGACGAGATCGGCATCCTCTTGCGCAACCTGCTGGACAACGCGCTGCGCTACACCCCCGAAGACGGCCGCGTGAAGATCAGCTGCGGCTACACGGAGCTCGATGGCAAAGACCGCGTGTGCCTGGAAGTGGCCGACGACGGCCCCGGCGTTCCCGAGGCGGAGCACGAGGCGATCTTCCGGCGCTTTCACCGGGTTGCCGGCAATAACGGGCACGGCAGCGGCATCGGCCTGTCGCTGGTGGCCGGCATCGCGCAGTTGCACGAGGCCAGCATCAAGACGGGC